In one Streptomyces sp. T12 genomic region, the following are encoded:
- a CDS encoding amidase domain-containing protein, with protein sequence MKSRKLSRTRRRATILGAAAASVIAGAAMLPNWSAGAAVADDPTVDARTKATFQRLADAVFTDRTNALVDGTQGDREEPLTDGLSGDVRLSFGLARSEDAALSTLDQRGDRLAELGEKYTKGSTTVTVDGTRVKGRKAKVAVTETTTLTYAGARGGQPRTTGFQAHHELTFSADRRGDWQLTGIRATDEGYLAVNQTARPAVAPMAAKAGTTTPSAPKASTSYPGPVNPKNFTASGLDYPAMAAYAKQYWSGYNPAYPDFNGQGAGGDCTNFVSQALKAGGWKHVPGYVYDYTKWFGNADIQSYSFVGVNEWSWFAQNSKRTTSLANVYQMDVGDVLQMDFDKDGSKDHTMIVTSRSRGVPYLTYHSTNTYSRSVSSIIASYPNALYYAYRT encoded by the coding sequence GTGAAGTCAAGGAAATTGAGCCGTACGCGGCGTCGCGCCACCATACTCGGGGCAGCCGCCGCCTCGGTCATCGCCGGAGCAGCGATGCTTCCCAACTGGAGCGCGGGCGCCGCGGTCGCCGACGACCCCACGGTGGATGCCAGGACCAAGGCCACCTTCCAGCGGCTGGCGGACGCGGTCTTCACCGACCGTACGAACGCTTTGGTCGACGGCACGCAGGGTGACCGGGAGGAGCCGCTGACCGACGGCCTCTCCGGGGACGTCCGGCTGTCCTTTGGCCTGGCCCGCAGCGAGGACGCCGCGCTGTCCACGCTGGATCAGCGCGGGGACAGGCTCGCCGAGCTGGGCGAGAAGTACACCAAGGGCAGCACGACCGTCACTGTGGACGGCACGCGCGTGAAGGGCCGCAAGGCCAAGGTCGCGGTCACCGAGACCACGACCCTCACCTACGCGGGCGCCCGCGGCGGCCAACCGAGGACCACCGGGTTCCAGGCCCACCACGAGCTGACGTTCAGCGCCGACCGGCGGGGCGACTGGCAGCTGACCGGAATCCGCGCGACCGACGAGGGGTACCTCGCGGTGAACCAGACGGCCAGGCCGGCCGTCGCACCCATGGCCGCGAAGGCCGGCACCACCACGCCCTCGGCGCCCAAGGCTTCGACCTCGTACCCCGGCCCGGTCAACCCGAAGAACTTCACCGCCAGCGGCCTGGACTACCCGGCGATGGCCGCCTACGCGAAGCAGTACTGGTCCGGCTACAACCCGGCCTACCCGGACTTCAACGGGCAGGGCGCGGGCGGCGACTGCACCAACTTCGTCAGCCAGGCCCTGAAGGCGGGCGGCTGGAAGCACGTCCCCGGCTATGTGTACGACTACACCAAGTGGTTCGGCAACGCCGACATCCAGTCGTACTCGTTCGTCGGCGTCAACGAGTGGTCCTGGTTCGCGCAGAACTCGAAGCGGACGACCAGCCTCGCCAACGTCTACCAGATGGACGTCGGCGATGTGCTCCAGATGGACTTCGACAAGGACGGCTCGAAGGACCACACCATGATCGTCACGTCCCGCAGCCGGGGCGTTCCGTATCTGACGTACCACTCCACCAACACCTACAGCCGGTCGGTGTCGAGCATTATCGCGTCGTACCCGAACGCCCTGTACTACGCCTACCGCACCTGA
- a CDS encoding transglycosylase domain-containing protein → MRPQYPRPGRTGLRRWLPSWRQWLGASFTGVGLSGLFLVIAYAATDIPDNLNSYATQQDNVYLWADGTPMARTGWVQRQAMPLKDIPADVRWAVLAAENESFYSDPGISFQGITRALFRTLGNGDTQGGSTITQQYVKNVYLNQDQTVGRKFTEAMIALKLDDRMSKDEILENYLNTSWFGRGTYGIQRAAQAYYGKDVSELNASEAAFLAALLKGAGLYDPTLSSANRARAVERWSWTLDRMVDIGKLSKAERATYKKFPEPLKRNPLYDTGEQTDYLVELASQNAKKAAKISDKDFDLGGYQIYTTFDKKREDQLTGAVTKARKKALKDHPKTAETAHYGAASVAADGRIVAVYGGPDHRKQGYNESNATTVPAGTAFTPFVYAAGLEHGVRKTRDAEATPVTGESLYNGDDDVPVTTPEGPYWDRSGRKVAASNDGDRSYGQISLHRAMELSVNTPFMQLGMDTGLDKVRATAEASGLLPSSIGAQVPALSMGSSTPSAIRMASGYSTFAAAGKHTEPYSVRRITHNGTKVRLDLPSSRRAVGADVAQEVDSALTDAFHAAHPDGAPATAKVAGKTGTTQKDTAAWYVGTSKSVSTAVVVYRIDLAKSLEPLPLKGIAGTPAPDVPYGIWAGAMSPLG, encoded by the coding sequence ATGCGGCCGCAGTACCCCCGGCCAGGACGCACCGGCCTGCGCCGATGGCTGCCCTCCTGGCGGCAGTGGCTCGGCGCCTCGTTCACCGGCGTGGGCCTCAGCGGCCTCTTCCTCGTCATCGCCTACGCGGCCACCGACATCCCGGACAACCTCAACTCGTACGCCACCCAGCAGGACAACGTGTACCTCTGGGCCGACGGGACCCCCATGGCCCGTACCGGCTGGGTGCAGCGGCAGGCGATGCCGCTCAAGGACATCCCCGCGGACGTCCGGTGGGCGGTCCTCGCCGCGGAGAACGAGAGCTTCTACAGCGACCCCGGCATCTCCTTCCAGGGCATAACCCGTGCCCTGTTCCGCACGCTCGGCAACGGTGACACCCAGGGCGGCTCGACCATCACCCAGCAGTACGTCAAGAACGTCTACCTGAACCAGGACCAGACGGTCGGCCGCAAGTTCACCGAGGCGATGATCGCTCTCAAGCTCGACGACCGGATGAGCAAGGACGAGATCCTCGAGAACTACCTCAACACGAGCTGGTTCGGCCGCGGCACCTACGGAATCCAGCGCGCCGCCCAGGCCTACTACGGCAAGGACGTCAGCGAACTCAACGCCAGCGAGGCCGCGTTCCTGGCCGCCCTGCTCAAGGGCGCCGGCCTGTACGACCCGACCCTGAGCAGCGCCAACCGCGCCCGGGCCGTGGAGCGCTGGTCCTGGACCCTCGACCGGATGGTCGACATCGGCAAGCTCTCCAAGGCCGAGCGGGCCACGTACAAGAAGTTTCCCGAGCCGCTGAAGCGCAACCCGTTGTACGACACCGGTGAGCAGACCGATTACCTGGTCGAACTCGCTTCCCAGAACGCCAAGAAGGCCGCGAAGATCTCCGACAAGGATTTCGACCTCGGCGGCTACCAGATCTACACGACCTTCGACAAGAAGAGGGAGGACCAGCTCACCGGCGCCGTCACCAAGGCGCGCAAGAAGGCCCTGAAGGACCACCCGAAGACCGCCGAGACCGCGCACTACGGCGCGGCCTCCGTGGCCGCCGACGGCCGGATCGTCGCCGTCTACGGTGGCCCCGACCACCGTAAGCAGGGCTACAACGAGTCCAACGCCACCACCGTCCCGGCCGGTACAGCCTTTACGCCGTTCGTCTACGCGGCCGGTCTGGAGCACGGCGTCCGCAAGACCCGCGACGCAGAGGCGACCCCGGTCACCGGGGAGTCCCTTTACAACGGCGACGACGACGTGCCGGTGACCACGCCGGAGGGGCCGTACTGGGACCGCAGCGGCCGCAAGGTGGCCGCCAGTAACGACGGGGACAGGTCCTACGGGCAGATCTCCCTGCACCGGGCGATGGAGCTGTCGGTGAACACGCCGTTCATGCAGCTTGGTATGGACACCGGCCTGGACAAGGTGCGCGCCACCGCCGAGGCCTCGGGGCTGCTGCCCTCCAGCATCGGGGCCCAGGTGCCCGCGCTGTCGATGGGCAGCTCCACACCCAGCGCCATCCGCATGGCCAGCGGCTACTCCACGTTCGCCGCGGCCGGCAAGCACACCGAGCCGTACTCGGTGCGCCGGATCACCCACAACGGCACCAAGGTCCGCCTGGACCTGCCCAGCTCGCGCCGGGCGGTCGGCGCCGACGTGGCGCAGGAGGTCGACTCCGCGCTCACGGACGCCTTCCACGCCGCCCACCCCGACGGCGCCCCCGCCACCGCGAAGGTGGCCGGGAAGACCGGGACAACGCAGAAGGACACCGCCGCCTGGTACGTCGGCACGTCAAAGTCCGTCTCCACGGCGGTCGTCGTCTACCGCATCGACCTCGCCAAGAGCCTCGAACCACTGCCGCTGAAGGGGATCGCCGGCACGCCCGCGCCCGACGTCCCCTATGGCATCTGGGCCGGCGCCATGAGCCCGCTCGGCTGA
- a CDS encoding LysR family transcriptional regulator: MPAHLDPRLLRAFLTVAEELHFTRAAARLYVAQQALSRDVRRLERELGAQLFVRTTRQVTLTADGERLVPHARRALQAQDELLAAFGHARPLLVDLNAPGLVTGRRILHRARELAPEHELMARYESGLTGAAGELVAGRLDASFGRFAGLDPALRAGLDHQPVRYEPMAVLLPDDHPLAELPEVPLAVLAGETVYAGAGNPRTPEWTDLARRLFDGRGIEVAPPAPLAVGDEEFQRIMAKMRNPVLAVIDFPAMPRTVLRPLVDPVPLSPVSLVWRKGLVHPACDALRRAAAQLAAEEGWLLRPSGGWIPAIDSAAMGVRD; this comes from the coding sequence ATGCCCGCCCACCTCGACCCCCGCCTCCTGCGCGCCTTCCTCACCGTGGCCGAGGAACTGCACTTCACGCGCGCCGCGGCCCGCCTGTACGTCGCCCAGCAGGCGCTCAGCCGGGACGTACGGCGGCTGGAGCGGGAGTTGGGTGCCCAGCTGTTCGTGCGGACGACCCGGCAGGTCACGCTGACGGCCGACGGCGAGCGGTTGGTGCCGCACGCCCGCCGCGCCCTCCAGGCCCAGGACGAGCTGCTCGCCGCCTTCGGCCACGCCCGCCCCCTGCTGGTGGACCTGAACGCGCCGGGCCTGGTCACCGGCCGCAGGATCCTGCACCGGGCCCGCGAACTCGCCCCCGAACACGAGCTGATGGCCCGCTACGAGAGCGGCCTGACGGGCGCGGCCGGCGAGCTGGTCGCAGGGCGGCTGGACGCGTCCTTCGGGCGGTTCGCGGGCCTGGATCCGGCGCTGCGGGCAGGCCTCGACCACCAGCCGGTCCGCTACGAGCCGATGGCGGTCCTGCTGCCCGACGACCACCCGCTGGCAGAGCTGCCGGAGGTGCCGCTGGCCGTGCTGGCCGGGGAGACCGTGTACGCCGGTGCCGGGAACCCCCGTACGCCGGAGTGGACCGACCTCGCGCGCCGGCTGTTCGACGGGCGGGGCATCGAGGTCGCCCCGCCGGCGCCGCTCGCCGTCGGTGACGAGGAGTTCCAGCGGATCATGGCCAAGATGCGCAACCCCGTGCTCGCCGTCATCGACTTTCCAGCCATGCCTCGGACGGTGCTGCGCCCCCTGGTCGACCCCGTGCCCCTGTCGCCGGTGTCACTGGTGTGGCGAAAGGGCCTGGTGCACCCCGCATGTGACGCCCTTCGACGGGCGGCGGCCCAGCTCGCCGCCGAGGAGGGGTGGCTGCTGAGGCCCTCCGGGGGATGGATTCCGGCCATCGATTCGGCCGCCATGGGCGTACGCGATTGA
- a CDS encoding MFS transporter, which yields MPQPAPRKARRTAPLLTVTGDMLMAVDLTPRGRNRPPGPYRRLFRRPGTRAFTLGNLIARLPMGMFSVSAVVMIAGARGSYALAGAVTATGLGATALVAPWTARLVDRYGQARVAVPATLFAALGSLALLLCVRYDAPAWTLFAAYAATATTPNTGGMSRARWAHLLKDDAESLHTANSFEQAADELCFMLGPVLAAFLCGTFFPEAGTLIAVVFLVTGVLAFAAQRSTEPPPRSRTADPAGTTAASPLRAPGMPALLAVCLAMGAVFGSTEVVTLAFADAQGHRTAAGAMLALQAAGSCAAGLWYGRLRLSGPAEYRYPWCIAAMTTLLTLPLLAASLTGSLVLLSVALLISGMATAPTMITNMALVQQRTPDGRLNEGMTLTVTALLGGIACGSALGGWLAEHASPAAGYGLPITAATVALLVALAAVP from the coding sequence ATGCCGCAACCCGCTCCTCGGAAAGCCCGCCGGACAGCCCCGCTCCTCACTGTCACCGGCGACATGCTCATGGCCGTCGACCTCACGCCCCGTGGACGCAACCGCCCGCCGGGGCCGTACCGCCGCCTCTTCCGGCGCCCCGGCACCCGCGCCTTCACCCTCGGGAACCTCATCGCCCGCCTGCCCATGGGCATGTTCAGCGTGAGCGCGGTCGTGATGATCGCCGGCGCCCGGGGGTCGTACGCCCTCGCCGGCGCCGTCACCGCGACCGGCCTCGGGGCGACCGCGCTGGTCGCCCCCTGGACCGCGCGACTGGTCGACCGGTACGGCCAGGCCCGCGTCGCCGTACCCGCCACGCTCTTCGCAGCGCTGGGCAGCCTCGCTCTGCTGCTGTGCGTGCGCTACGACGCCCCGGCCTGGACCCTCTTCGCCGCGTACGCCGCCACCGCGACCACCCCCAACACCGGCGGCATGTCCCGCGCCCGCTGGGCCCATCTGCTCAAGGACGACGCCGAGTCCCTGCACACGGCGAACTCCTTCGAACAGGCCGCCGACGAGCTGTGCTTCATGCTGGGCCCGGTCCTCGCGGCCTTTCTGTGCGGGACGTTCTTCCCGGAGGCGGGGACGCTGATCGCAGTGGTGTTCCTGGTGACGGGCGTGCTGGCCTTCGCGGCCCAGCGGTCGACGGAGCCACCGCCTCGGAGCCGTACGGCCGACCCAGCCGGCACGACGGCCGCGTCACCCCTGCGCGCCCCGGGCATGCCCGCACTGCTGGCCGTCTGCCTCGCCATGGGCGCGGTGTTCGGCTCGACGGAGGTCGTCACCCTCGCGTTCGCGGACGCGCAGGGCCACCGCACGGCGGCGGGCGCGATGCTCGCACTCCAGGCGGCGGGCTCCTGCGCGGCGGGCCTGTGGTACGGCCGGCTCAGGCTCTCGGGCCCCGCCGAGTACCGCTACCCGTGGTGCATAGCGGCGATGACGACCCTGCTGACGCTGCCTCTGCTCGCCGCGTCCCTCACCGGTTCGCTCGTACTGCTGTCCGTCGCCCTGCTGATCTCCGGCATGGCCACGGCCCCGACCATGATCACCAACATGGCCCTGGTCCAGCAGCGCACCCCGGACGGCCGCCTCAACGAGGGCATGACCCTCACGGTGACGGCATTGCTCGGCGGCATCGCGTGCGGCAGCGCGCTCGGCGGCTGGCTGGCGGAGCATGCGTCCCCGGCAGCGGGCTACGGGCTACCGATCACGGCAGCGACGGTGGCACTTCTGGTCGCCCTCGCAGCAGTGCCCTAA
- a CDS encoding cytochrome P450, translating into MTMTTTAAQAPIVTGSPLLGSMSDLLNDPLAAYLRARRDHGDVVRFRAGPPGLRSDIYAVFSAEGAQQVLAAQAANFRKDNVFYEELRQSVGNGLLTSQDDAYLRQRRLVQPLFTRRRVNGYASQVAEEAASLAAVWRQAPDGTVELVGEMHRFALHVVGRILFGTDVKQAFGVVERTLPPLQEYSLKRGFSPLKAPRTWPTPANRRAGRLQAELRALCDGIIDSRRDREDRDDLVTLLVHAENAEDGSLDADELREQVLIFLLAGHETTATALAFGLHLLARHPEEQRRVREEVDRVLGGPGGRAPTAEDMEALPYLTMVLKEAMRLYPSAPVIGRRSVADAEVEGVRIPAGADILVSPWVTQRHPDYWPDPERFDPSRFTPEAEAGRPRYAWFPFGGGPRACIGQHLSMLESVLGLAVLLREFEFADAEAGEVPLGAGITLMAKGPARARVAARG; encoded by the coding sequence ATGACGATGACGACGACGGCCGCCCAGGCGCCGATCGTGACGGGAAGTCCCTTGCTCGGCTCGATGAGCGACCTCCTGAACGATCCCCTCGCCGCGTACCTACGAGCGCGCCGGGACCACGGCGACGTGGTGCGCTTCCGGGCCGGGCCACCGGGGCTGCGGTCGGACATCTACGCCGTGTTCTCGGCCGAGGGCGCACAGCAGGTGCTGGCGGCGCAGGCCGCCAACTTCCGCAAGGACAACGTCTTCTACGAGGAGTTGCGCCAGTCGGTCGGCAACGGGCTGCTGACCAGCCAGGACGACGCCTATCTCCGCCAGCGCAGGCTGGTGCAGCCGCTGTTCACCCGGCGCCGGGTGAACGGCTATGCCTCCCAGGTGGCCGAGGAGGCGGCCTCGTTGGCCGCGGTGTGGCGTCAGGCGCCGGACGGCACCGTGGAACTGGTCGGTGAAATGCACCGGTTCGCGCTGCATGTCGTCGGCCGCATTCTGTTCGGGACCGACGTGAAGCAGGCGTTCGGGGTGGTCGAGCGCACCCTGCCCCCGCTCCAGGAGTACTCCCTCAAGCGCGGCTTCTCCCCGCTCAAGGCGCCGCGCACCTGGCCCACCCCCGCCAACCGCCGCGCCGGACGCCTCCAGGCGGAGCTGCGCGCGCTGTGCGACGGGATCATCGACAGCCGCCGGGACCGGGAGGACCGGGACGACCTGGTCACCCTCCTCGTCCACGCCGAGAACGCCGAGGACGGCAGCCTGGATGCCGACGAACTCCGTGAGCAGGTGCTGATCTTCCTGCTGGCCGGCCATGAGACGACCGCCACCGCACTCGCCTTCGGCCTGCACCTTCTCGCCCGGCACCCCGAGGAGCAGCGGCGTGTGCGGGAGGAGGTGGACCGGGTGCTCGGCGGGCCCGGGGGGCGGGCGCCCACCGCCGAGGACATGGAAGCGCTGCCGTATCTGACGATGGTGCTGAAGGAGGCCATGCGGCTGTATCCCTCCGCACCCGTCATCGGCCGCCGCTCGGTCGCCGACGCGGAGGTGGAGGGCGTACGGATACCGGCCGGCGCCGACATCCTGGTCAGCCCCTGGGTCACCCAGCGCCACCCCGACTACTGGCCGGACCCGGAGCGCTTCGACCCCTCCCGCTTCACGCCGGAGGCGGAGGCGGGGCGTCCGCGCTATGCCTGGTTCCCGTTCGGCGGCGGGCCGCGTGCCTGTATCGGGCAGCACCTGTCGATGCTGGAGTCGGTGCTCGGGCTGGCGGTGCTGCTGCGGGAGTTCGAGTTCGCGGACGCGGAGGCGGGGGAGGTGCCGCTCGGGGCGGGGATCACGTTGATGGCGAAGGGGCCGGCGCGGGCGCGGGTCGCTGCGCGGGGCTGA